In one window of bacterium DNA:
- a CDS encoding PDZ domain-containing protein, whose product GPAVVNITTEQVARRRRSTPFRGDPFFERFFRDFSEPRLRQRAQSLGSGVVIDDARHVLTNEHVVARADVIRVTLADGREFEAELVGADPNNDLAVLRLLTEEDIPWVAPGSSGDLMVGEPVIAIGNPFGLSNTVTTGVVSALNRSLRADDRTYHGFLQTDASINPGNSGGPLLNANGQLVGVNTAIYGGGAQGIGFAIPIDVAKRIVAELITKGEVTPVWLGLDLQDLDPRLSELLALPERTRGAVVSRVRKGGPSAGSGLARSDVITHFDESAVGSARELYDILGRSTPGQNHRLTIQRGGKRHEFSSRAEEVSAETIGNLSVELLGLGLSPDEGHYRVDSVREGSGAARIGFEPGDRILAIGGRVLEDESALRRAVIDMRGQAQTQVVVTRGQRRYHLNVPLS is encoded by the coding sequence CGGGCCGGCGGTCGTGAACATCACGACCGAACAGGTCGCCCGGCGTCGGCGTTCGACCCCCTTTCGCGGCGACCCGTTCTTCGAGCGCTTCTTTCGCGACTTCTCCGAGCCGCGTCTGCGCCAACGCGCCCAGAGCCTCGGCTCCGGTGTGGTCATCGACGATGCGCGGCATGTGCTGACGAACGAACACGTGGTGGCCCGGGCGGACGTCATTCGTGTCACCCTGGCTGACGGACGCGAGTTCGAGGCGGAACTGGTCGGTGCGGACCCGAACAACGATCTTGCTGTGCTTCGACTCCTGACGGAGGAAGACATCCCCTGGGTGGCCCCGGGGAGCTCCGGGGATTTGATGGTAGGCGAGCCGGTGATTGCCATCGGAAATCCGTTCGGGTTGTCGAATACGGTGACGACCGGTGTCGTCTCTGCACTGAACCGTTCGCTTCGCGCGGACGACCGCACCTACCATGGCTTTCTTCAAACAGACGCTTCGATCAATCCTGGCAACTCCGGCGGGCCACTCTTGAATGCGAATGGCCAGCTGGTCGGCGTCAACACCGCGATCTACGGTGGCGGCGCCCAGGGCATCGGTTTCGCGATCCCCATCGATGTGGCCAAACGCATCGTGGCCGAGCTGATCACCAAGGGCGAGGTCACACCCGTCTGGCTGGGGCTCGATCTCCAGGACCTGGATCCGCGCCTCTCGGAACTCCTCGCCTTGCCCGAACGCACCCGCGGCGCCGTCGTGAGCCGGGTGCGCAAGGGCGGCCCGAGTGCCGGAAGCGGCCTCGCACGCAGCGATGTGATCACCCATTTCGACGAATCCGCCGTGGGCTCCGCGCGTGAGCTCTACGACATCCTGGGCCGCAGCACGCCGGGCCAGAACCACCGGCTGACGATTCAGCGTGGCGGCAAGAGGCATGAATTCAGCTCGCGGGCCGAGGAGGTTTCGGCGGAGACCATCGGAAACCTCAGCGTGGAGTTGTTGGGCCTCGGTCTCTCGCCCGATGAGGGCCACTACAGGGTGGATTCCGTCCGAGAGGGCAGCGGTGCGGCCAGGATCGGCTTCGAGCCCGGCGACCGGATCCTCGCGATCGGCGGGCGCGTGCTCGAAGACGAGAGCGCCCTCAGAAGGGCGGTGATCGATATGCGCGGCCAGGCCCAGACACAGGTCGTGGTTACACGCGGGCAACGCCGATACCATTTGAACGTTCCGCTTTCCTGA
- a CDS encoding Do family serine endopeptidase gives MRMSRTLRWILFGGAAIALLLASGAVQIDINVRDNVARAVEAFDPTENGPALATPALWKEGSGDVAVAPPIGAPPSFADLAERVSPAIVNIQTKKTVGATGRGPRGGLEEFFGMQPLFRGPRQVPSLGTGFVIRTDGYIVTNNHVVADVDEISVHFSDDTVLEAKVVGRDPKTDLALIKVESEVELSALAFGDSDAMRPGDWVVAVGNPFGLEHTVTAGIISAKHRQINRDESRRFDDFLQTDAAINPGNSGGPLLNLKGEVVGINTAINPRANTIGFAVPINLAKTILPQLENKGRVARGYLGVGIQPIDADKKELLDLENLEGALVASVEPGSPAERAGIQRYDVIVEFNGSAVTEMPELPKLVASTPVGSAAEVVVVREGKRKKLDVTLAELDPDEIADAGPGEDEETGTYGLAVQRLTPEIAEQLGLEEAEAGVVVSSVEPTSPAEEAGLRRGDLIVEVNRHPVGGVAEFRKHIGEKKAGAILVVRRGGSEQLVALKPTG, from the coding sequence ATGCGAATGTCTCGGACTCTGCGTTGGATCTTGTTCGGAGGGGCGGCCATCGCGTTGCTGCTCGCCTCCGGCGCGGTCCAGATCGACATCAACGTGCGGGACAACGTGGCCCGGGCCGTGGAGGCGTTCGACCCGACCGAGAACGGGCCGGCCCTCGCCACCCCGGCGCTCTGGAAGGAAGGCTCAGGCGACGTGGCCGTGGCGCCTCCGATCGGAGCCCCGCCGAGCTTCGCGGACCTGGCGGAGCGGGTCTCGCCCGCCATCGTCAACATCCAGACGAAGAAGACGGTCGGCGCCACGGGCCGAGGGCCGCGGGGCGGCCTCGAAGAGTTCTTCGGAATGCAGCCCCTCTTCCGCGGCCCGCGCCAGGTGCCGAGCCTCGGCACCGGATTCGTGATCCGAACCGACGGCTACATCGTCACCAACAACCACGTCGTTGCCGACGTCGATGAGATCAGTGTCCATTTCAGCGACGATACGGTTCTCGAAGCGAAGGTGGTCGGCCGGGATCCGAAGACCGATCTCGCCCTCATCAAGGTCGAGTCCGAGGTCGAACTCAGTGCCCTCGCCTTCGGAGATTCGGACGCCATGCGTCCCGGCGATTGGGTCGTGGCCGTCGGAAACCCCTTCGGGCTCGAGCACACCGTCACCGCCGGCATCATTTCCGCGAAGCATCGCCAGATCAATCGGGATGAGTCGCGACGCTTCGATGACTTCCTCCAGACCGATGCAGCGATCAACCCGGGCAACTCGGGCGGGCCGCTGCTGAACCTGAAGGGCGAGGTCGTCGGTATCAATACGGCCATCAACCCGCGGGCGAACACGATCGGCTTTGCGGTGCCGATCAACCTGGCAAAGACGATCCTGCCCCAGCTCGAAAACAAGGGACGCGTCGCGCGTGGCTACCTGGGTGTCGGCATCCAGCCCATCGACGCGGACAAGAAGGAACTTCTCGACCTCGAGAACCTCGAAGGCGCGTTGGTCGCGAGCGTCGAGCCGGGTAGCCCGGCGGAGCGAGCCGGGATCCAACGCTACGACGTGATCGTGGAGTTCAACGGCTCGGCCGTCACCGAGATGCCGGAGCTGCCGAAGCTGGTCGCCTCCACCCCGGTCGGAAGTGCTGCCGAGGTGGTGGTCGTCCGTGAGGGCAAGCGCAAGAAGCTGGATGTGACCCTCGCCGAACTCGATCCGGACGAAATCGCGGATGCGGGGCCCGGTGAAGACGAGGAGACCGGCACCTACGGTCTCGCCGTACAACGCCTGACCCCGGAGATCGCAGAGCAGCTCGGTCTGGAAGAGGCCGAGGCCGGTGTGGTCGTGAGTTCGGTCGAACCTACGAGCCCGGCCGAAGAAGCCGGCTTGCGCCGCGGTGACCTGATCGTGGAGGTGAACCGCCACCCGGTCGGTGGCGTGGCCGAATTCCGCAAGCACATTGGCGAAAAGAAGGCGGGCGCCATCCTGGTGGTACGCCGTGGCGGCTCGGAGCAGCTCGTCGCGCTGAAGCCGACTGGATAG
- the clpB gene encoding ATP-dependent chaperone ClpB, whose amino-acid sequence MRLDKLTLKSQEALSEAQSQATARGHSQIASAHLLRELLSQPEGSTIPILQKIGVSLDALQGEVERLLEAMPKVHGGSQPTMSPGLQRILDRAFEEATARKDEYVSTEHLLLAIVHDTQDDCGRLLRESGASREAVEQALESVRGSAPVTDQDPESKYQALAKFGRDLTEISRTGKLDPVIGRDEEIRRVIQVLSRRTKNNPVLIGEPGVGKTAIVEGLAQRIVAGDVPETLNDRRVVSLDIGALIAGSKYRGEFEDRLKAVLREVAESDGQIILFIDELHTIVGAGAAEGAADAANMLKPALARGDLRCVGATTLDEYRKHVEKDAALERRFQPVVVGEPSVEDTVSILRGLKERYEVHHGVRIHDAALVAAASLSHRYISDRFLPDKAIDLMDEAASRVRVQIDSMPEELDQLERKRTQLEIEREALKKESDKVSTERLEKIGGEIAELQDEAGTLKTRWDNEKGAISRVRELKEERETLTAELQRAQRGGDLERAAEIQYGLLLQLDQDVEAEQARLDDLQKEGSVLSEEVTAEEIAEIVSKWTGIPVSKMMEGEQDKLLRMEDGLRNRVVGQDEALEVVSNAVRRARAGLQDPNRPIGSFIFLGPTGVGKTETARALAEFLFDDEQAMIRIDMSEFMEKHSVSRLIGAPPGYVGYDEGGYLTEAVRRRPYSVVLFDEIEKAHPDVFNALLQILDDGRLTDGQGRTVDFRNTVLILTSNLGSQFLVEMDESQRDQMETQVMEALRAHFKPEFLNRVDDVILFHQLQREHIDRIVDIQLERVRALLADRHIELTLTDEAKTLLADKGYDPHYGARPLKRVLQRMIQDPLAMKILEGEFPEGTKIEADARLSGDALEFRQQ is encoded by the coding sequence ATGCGTCTTGACAAGCTCACCCTGAAGAGCCAGGAAGCCCTCTCCGAAGCCCAGAGCCAGGCGACTGCCCGTGGGCATAGCCAGATCGCCTCTGCACATTTGCTGCGGGAGCTGCTCAGCCAGCCCGAGGGCAGCACGATCCCGATCCTCCAGAAGATCGGGGTTTCCCTCGATGCGCTGCAGGGCGAGGTCGAGCGCCTGCTCGAGGCGATGCCCAAGGTCCATGGCGGGAGCCAGCCGACGATGTCGCCTGGCCTTCAGCGCATCCTCGACCGTGCGTTCGAGGAAGCGACGGCGCGCAAGGACGAGTATGTCTCCACCGAGCACCTGTTGCTCGCCATCGTCCACGACACACAGGACGATTGCGGGCGGCTGTTGCGCGAGAGCGGCGCTTCTCGCGAAGCCGTGGAGCAGGCGCTCGAGAGCGTCCGCGGAAGCGCGCCGGTCACGGATCAGGACCCGGAATCGAAGTACCAGGCGCTCGCGAAATTCGGACGGGATCTCACGGAGATCTCCCGCACCGGGAAGCTCGATCCGGTGATCGGGCGCGACGAGGAAATCCGTCGTGTCATCCAGGTGCTATCGCGTCGCACGAAGAACAATCCGGTCCTGATTGGCGAACCCGGCGTCGGCAAGACGGCGATCGTCGAAGGCCTCGCCCAACGCATCGTGGCCGGGGACGTGCCCGAAACCCTGAATGATCGGCGTGTGGTTTCGCTGGATATCGGCGCACTGATCGCCGGCTCCAAATACCGCGGAGAATTCGAGGATCGGCTCAAGGCCGTGCTGCGCGAAGTCGCGGAATCCGATGGCCAGATCATCCTCTTCATCGACGAGCTGCATACCATCGTTGGCGCCGGTGCAGCGGAGGGCGCGGCAGATGCCGCCAACATGTTGAAGCCCGCCCTCGCACGTGGTGATCTGCGCTGCGTCGGCGCCACGACCCTCGACGAATACCGCAAGCATGTCGAAAAGGACGCGGCGCTGGAACGGCGCTTCCAGCCCGTGGTGGTCGGCGAACCCAGCGTGGAGGACACCGTCTCCATTCTGCGCGGCCTGAAGGAGCGCTACGAGGTGCACCACGGTGTGCGCATCCACGATGCCGCGCTCGTCGCCGCCGCAAGCCTTTCCCACCGTTACATCTCCGATCGCTTCCTGCCGGACAAGGCCATCGACCTGATGGACGAGGCGGCCAGTCGCGTGCGGGTGCAGATCGATTCGATGCCCGAGGAGCTCGACCAGCTGGAGCGCAAGCGCACCCAGCTGGAGATCGAGCGCGAGGCACTCAAGAAGGAATCCGACAAGGTCAGCACCGAGCGCCTCGAGAAGATCGGCGGAGAGATCGCCGAGCTCCAGGACGAGGCCGGCACACTGAAGACCCGCTGGGACAACGAGAAGGGCGCGATCTCCCGAGTGCGCGAGCTGAAGGAGGAGCGCGAGACGCTCACCGCCGAGCTCCAGCGCGCTCAGCGAGGAGGCGACCTCGAGCGAGCGGCGGAGATCCAGTACGGATTGCTGCTGCAGCTCGACCAGGACGTGGAGGCGGAGCAAGCCCGCCTCGACGATCTCCAGAAAGAGGGCTCCGTGCTCTCCGAGGAAGTCACCGCCGAAGAGATCGCCGAGATCGTCTCGAAGTGGACGGGCATTCCCGTCTCCAAGATGATGGAAGGCGAGCAGGACAAGCTGCTCCGTATGGAAGACGGCCTGCGCAACCGGGTGGTCGGCCAGGACGAGGCACTCGAAGTCGTCTCGAACGCCGTGCGCCGGGCCCGCGCAGGCCTGCAGGATCCGAACCGGCCGATCGGCTCGTTCATCTTCCTCGGCCCCACCGGTGTGGGCAAGACCGAGACCGCGCGAGCCCTGGCCGAGTTCCTCTTCGATGACGAGCAGGCCATGATCCGCATCGACATGAGCGAGTTCATGGAGAAGCACTCGGTCTCACGGCTGATCGGCGCGCCTCCGGGCTACGTCGGCTACGACGAGGGCGGCTACCTCACCGAAGCCGTTCGCCGTCGCCCGTACAGCGTGGTGCTCTTCGACGAAATCGAGAAGGCCCATCCGGACGTGTTCAACGCGCTCCTCCAGATCCTGGACGATGGGCGCCTGACCGACGGCCAGGGACGGACCGTCGATTTCCGGAACACCGTCCTGATCCTCACCTCGAACCTCGGCAGCCAGTTCCTGGTCGAGATGGACGAGAGCCAGCGCGATCAGATGGAAACCCAGGTGATGGAGGCGCTTCGCGCCCACTTCAAGCCCGAATTCCTGAACCGGGTCGATGACGTGATCCTCTTCCACCAGCTGCAGCGGGAGCACATCGACCGGATCGTCGACATCCAGCTCGAACGGGTGCGCGCGTTGCTCGCGGATCGCCACATCGAGCTGACCCTCACCGATGAAGCCAAGACCCTGTTGGCCGACAAGGGCTACGACCCCCACTACGGTGCCCGTCCGCTGAAGCGCGTCCTCCAGCGCATGATCCAGGATCCCCTGGCCATGAAGATCCTGGAAGGCGAATTCCCCGAAGGCACCAAGATCGAAGCCGACGCCCGCCTCTCGGGCGACGCCCTCGAGTTCCGCCAGCAATAA
- a CDS encoding tRNA uridine(34) 5-carboxymethylaminomethyl modification radical SAM/GNAT enzyme Elp3, with amino-acid sequence MSLSALAREHDLDRIIGELLALDGEGPLDDRALDAILRRHPKDGRGFFSKREILRAFRGAPNRWPVSEAAFAERLRTCPTRSLSGILPVTVLTKPHPCPGRCIFCPDDVRMPKSYLADEPGCQRALENGFDPFRQAWNRLRAYHDMGHRTDKVELIVLGGTWSAYPERYQRWFVARLFEALNRFDPSQTPPPDDGPEEADWARVEAAHHANESAGSRCVGLSLETRPDHVTDAEVLRLRRLGATKVQLGLQSLDDSILTANRRGHDVDASRRAMTRLRGVGFKLHAHWMANLYGSSPERDQEDFARLFEDPALCPDELKIYPCSLLETAELMDVYARGGWRPYSHEELVGLLARCLPAVPAWCRVSRVIRDIPSPDIVVGNRKTNLREIVEAHVKEQGGQLAEIRSREVRGGTIDPARLELVTRTYRSGLGEEVFLELATAEGRIAGFARLTLPRVEAPQPELRDRALLREVHIYGNARALGERSEGVAQHAGLGRKLVERAAQLAAESGYPSLAVISAVGTRPWYRRLGFSDGNLYQHKSIVNPVPAR; translated from the coding sequence ATGAGTCTATCGGCGCTGGCACGAGAGCACGACCTCGACCGGATCATCGGGGAATTGCTCGCCCTGGATGGCGAGGGCCCACTCGACGATCGTGCGCTCGATGCCATCCTGCGCCGGCACCCCAAGGATGGGCGCGGTTTTTTCTCGAAACGCGAAATCCTGCGCGCGTTTCGGGGGGCGCCGAACCGCTGGCCCGTGTCCGAGGCGGCCTTCGCGGAACGCCTGCGAACCTGCCCAACGCGTTCGCTCTCGGGGATCCTGCCGGTGACGGTGCTGACGAAGCCCCACCCGTGCCCGGGCCGCTGCATCTTCTGCCCGGACGATGTGCGCATGCCGAAGAGCTATCTGGCGGATGAGCCGGGCTGTCAACGCGCGTTGGAGAACGGCTTCGATCCCTTCCGCCAGGCGTGGAATCGCCTGCGCGCCTATCACGACATGGGCCATCGCACGGACAAGGTCGAGCTGATCGTGCTAGGCGGCACCTGGTCGGCCTACCCGGAGCGCTACCAGCGCTGGTTCGTCGCGCGTTTGTTCGAGGCGTTGAACCGCTTCGATCCTTCCCAGACGCCCCCGCCCGACGACGGACCCGAGGAGGCCGATTGGGCCCGAGTGGAGGCCGCGCACCACGCCAACGAGTCGGCCGGCTCCCGCTGCGTTGGCCTTTCCCTGGAGACCCGGCCCGATCACGTGACCGATGCCGAGGTCCTTCGGCTCAGGCGCCTCGGCGCGACGAAGGTACAGCTCGGCTTGCAGAGCCTCGATGATTCGATCCTGACGGCGAACCGCCGAGGCCATGATGTCGACGCCTCCCGCCGCGCCATGACGCGCCTGCGCGGGGTCGGTTTCAAGCTGCACGCCCACTGGATGGCGAACCTCTACGGTTCCTCGCCCGAACGCGACCAAGAAGACTTCGCCCGCCTCTTCGAGGATCCCGCGCTCTGCCCCGACGAACTCAAGATCTATCCCTGCAGCCTGCTCGAAACGGCCGAGCTGATGGACGTCTACGCCCGTGGCGGTTGGCGGCCCTACTCCCACGAAGAGCTGGTCGGCCTGCTGGCCCGATGTCTGCCCGCCGTTCCTGCGTGGTGTCGAGTGAGTCGGGTGATCCGAGACATCCCCTCGCCCGATATCGTGGTGGGCAATCGCAAGACGAATCTGCGCGAGATCGTGGAAGCCCACGTGAAAGAGCAGGGCGGCCAGCTCGCGGAGATCCGCAGCCGGGAGGTGCGTGGCGGAACGATCGACCCGGCTCGTCTGGAACTCGTCACCCGGACCTACAGGAGCGGCCTCGGCGAAGAGGTCTTCCTGGAGTTGGCCACGGCCGAGGGTCGCATCGCGGGCTTCGCCCGGCTGACGCTTCCACGCGTCGAAGCGCCGCAACCCGAACTTCGCGATCGAGCCCTGCTTCGCGAGGTTCACATCTACGGCAATGCTCGCGCGCTAGGCGAGCGTTCCGAAGGCGTTGCCCAACACGCCGGCCTGGGTCGCAAGCTGGTCGAACGAGCCGCTCAGCTCGCCGCCGAATCCGGCTATCCCTCCCTCGCCGTCATCTCCGCGGTAGGCACACGCCCCTGGTACCGCCGCCTCGGCTTCAGCGACGGCAACCTCTACCAGCACAAGTCAATTGTAAACCCCGTCCCCGCCCGTTGA
- a CDS encoding class I SAM-dependent methyltransferase: protein MSPETVRALRAINERFYRTEAKLFASKRTRPWAGMKRVLRELPMPPRSVLDVGCGHGRFAAQLHAMGEAPEYTGVDGSAALLELAAARTDVPARCRWLEVDLEEEPPALPEGPFDLVCLFGVLHHVPGEARRRALLHCLGERVAPGGTLALAFWRIQADGVERRRPWADAGLRDTDVEPGDRLLSFDRRPDVYRYAHFADDAELMRVETTPGLPLALRFTSDGPGKAANAYFLWRRPE, encoded by the coding sequence ATGTCTCCCGAGACCGTACGCGCCCTACGGGCGATCAACGAGCGATTCTATCGAACCGAGGCGAAGCTGTTCGCCTCGAAGCGAACCCGGCCCTGGGCCGGCATGAAGCGGGTGCTACGCGAGCTCCCGATGCCGCCCAGGAGCGTCCTCGACGTGGGTTGTGGGCACGGCCGGTTTGCAGCGCAGCTCCACGCCATGGGCGAGGCCCCGGAGTACACCGGCGTGGACGGTTCCGCGGCCCTTCTCGAGCTGGCCGCCGCCCGTACGGATGTGCCTGCGCGCTGCCGCTGGCTGGAGGTCGATCTCGAGGAGGAGCCCCCGGCTCTCCCTGAAGGCCCTTTCGACCTGGTCTGCCTCTTCGGCGTCCTCCACCACGTCCCCGGAGAGGCTCGCCGCAGAGCGCTACTTCATTGCCTCGGTGAACGCGTGGCCCCCGGCGGAACCCTGGCCCTCGCCTTCTGGCGCATCCAGGCCGACGGCGTCGAACGCCGCCGACCCTGGGCAGACGCAGGGCTTCGCGACACGGATGTGGAACCCGGCGACCGCCTGCTCTCCTTCGATCGCCGTCCGGACGTCTACCGCTACGCCCACTTCGCCGACGACGCCGAGCTGATGCGCGTCGAGACGACCCCCGGGCTCCCGCTCGCGCTGCGCTTCACATCGGACGGCCCGGGCAAGGCGGCCAATGCCTACTTCCTCTGGCGGCGACCTGAATGA
- a CDS encoding copper chaperone PCu(A)C, giving the protein MTRPWFWMFLMLAVAAPGFAGDLAVTDAWVRQPPPGSNAAAYLTLANHGSVARSLVGVHSALTEKAELHESKVEEGVARMTPVAAVEVPAGGAVTLAPMGLHIMLIQPKLPAVGESVELVLELDGGETLTAIAEVRGMGHEAGGGHDHH; this is encoded by the coding sequence ATGACTCGGCCCTGGTTCTGGATGTTTCTCATGCTGGCTGTCGCAGCCCCGGGATTTGCAGGTGACCTCGCAGTGACCGATGCCTGGGTTCGCCAGCCCCCGCCGGGCTCGAACGCTGCGGCCTACCTCACGCTCGCGAACCATGGCAGCGTCGCGCGTAGCCTGGTGGGTGTTCATTCAGCGCTTACCGAGAAAGCAGAGCTGCACGAAAGCAAGGTCGAAGAGGGTGTCGCCAGGATGACGCCGGTTGCAGCCGTCGAGGTGCCCGCGGGCGGAGCCGTGACCCTGGCGCCGATGGGGCTGCACATCATGCTGATCCAGCCGAAGTTGCCCGCCGTGGGCGAGAGCGTGGAGTTGGTGCTCGAACTCGACGGTGGCGAGACGCTCACCGCAATCGCCGAGGTTCGCGGGATGGGTCACGAGGCCGGTGGCGGCCACGACCATCATTAG
- a CDS encoding SCO family protein, translated as MTERDGDDLQRPAEQGANRGVVLVVALVVTGLVTFGAYLSSQVPSAAPDLGEAGTILPVPLEIPEFALVDEQGERFDLSRLAGHWSLLFFGYTYCPDVCPNTLQGLAGARRLSEERGQAGAPFPKVVFVSVDPERDSVERMREYLAFFDPTFDGATGSPSEIEPLTRAFGVFHRKADEEAENGYLVEHSAYVFLVGPDAQLRAVLHEPHAPEEFLETLEFVQSLKEGSG; from the coding sequence GTGACGGAGCGGGATGGAGACGATCTGCAGCGCCCTGCTGAGCAGGGGGCGAACCGGGGTGTCGTCCTGGTCGTTGCTCTCGTGGTCACGGGGCTCGTCACGTTCGGCGCCTATCTGAGCAGTCAGGTTCCGTCTGCGGCGCCGGACCTCGGTGAAGCCGGCACGATCCTGCCCGTTCCCCTGGAGATTCCCGAGTTCGCGCTGGTCGATGAGCAGGGCGAGCGATTCGATCTCTCGCGCCTCGCTGGCCACTGGAGCCTGCTCTTCTTTGGCTACACGTATTGCCCGGATGTCTGTCCCAACACGTTGCAGGGGCTGGCCGGTGCCCGGCGTCTTTCCGAGGAGCGCGGCCAGGCTGGAGCGCCGTTTCCGAAGGTGGTGTTCGTCTCGGTCGATCCGGAACGCGATTCCGTGGAGCGGATGCGTGAGTATCTGGCGTTCTTCGATCCCACGTTCGACGGCGCCACGGGCAGCCCTTCCGAGATCGAACCCCTGACGCGTGCCTTCGGGGTGTTCCATCGCAAGGCCGACGAAGAAGCCGAGAATGGCTATCTGGTCGAGCACTCGGCCTATGTGTTCCTGGTTGGCCCAGACGCACAGCTGCGGGCGGTTCTCCATGAGCCGCATGCGCCCGAGGAGTTCCTCGAGACCCTCGAGTTCGTTCAGTCACTGAAGGAGGGAAGCGGATGA
- a CDS encoding thioesterase family protein, producing MTESSASGTRFDRDTAVHALGDDRYSIRIDPSWWIVRGPNGGYIAALLVNAMKASVGDPSRGLRSLTIHYLRPPAEGPAEIHATVERQGRSMTTVTARLVQDGKPQALAVAAFSKPRESAELHHAVMPEVALPEDLPERNASSPVPIHSMYDQRPALGAGPWSETLGTQALTGGWIRLAEPRAMDDTLIAAIADAWAPAIFAADLARPSLGVPTIDLTVHVRTTLPLATMKPDDHVLVIFRTLEAREGFLEEDGEIWSRDGTLIAQCRQLAVMA from the coding sequence ATGACGGAATCCTCGGCTTCGGGAACCCGCTTCGATCGGGACACCGCCGTTCACGCCCTGGGCGATGATCGCTACAGCATTCGCATCGATCCGAGCTGGTGGATCGTTCGCGGGCCCAACGGCGGATACATCGCCGCACTGCTGGTGAACGCCATGAAGGCCAGCGTGGGCGACCCCAGCCGCGGCCTCCGCTCGCTGACGATCCACTACCTCCGCCCACCTGCCGAGGGCCCGGCGGAGATCCACGCCACGGTCGAACGACAGGGCCGCTCCATGACCACGGTGACCGCCCGCCTCGTCCAGGACGGCAAGCCTCAGGCGCTCGCCGTTGCGGCATTCTCGAAGCCCCGGGAATCCGCCGAACTCCACCACGCCGTGATGCCGGAGGTCGCGCTGCCGGAAGACCTCCCGGAGCGCAACGCTAGTTCGCCGGTGCCGATCCACAGCATGTACGACCAGCGGCCGGCGCTCGGGGCCGGGCCCTGGAGCGAAACCCTCGGCACCCAGGCACTGACCGGCGGCTGGATCCGCCTGGCCGAGCCGCGGGCGATGGACGACACCCTGATCGCCGCCATCGCCGACGCCTGGGCACCGGCCATCTTCGCCGCCGATCTGGCGCGTCCCTCCTTGGGCGTGCCCACCATCGACCTCACCGTCCACGTGCGCACCACCCTGCCCCTGGCCACGATGAAGCCCGACGACCATGTGCTCGTGATCTTCCGCACGCTGGAGGCCCGCGAGGGCTTCCTCGAAGAAGACGGCGAAATCTGGTCCCGGGACGGCACGCTGATCGCCCAATGCCGCCAACTGGCGGTGATGGCGTAG